In a single window of the Terriglobus roseus genome:
- a CDS encoding ABC transporter permease — MGQLISDIRLALRQLRNAPGFTLTAVLTLALGIGANASIFTLVNAVLLRDLPVKEPKMLYRIGDNDDCCVNGGIPDEDKYSIFAYDLYQYVRDHTPEFEQLAAMQASGGDRVTVRREGQGEQPHSVRSEFISGNYFSMLGVEPGAGRMLSTSDDREGAPIAAVLSYGAWQRIFASDPSIVGATVAVNTHPVTVVGITPPAFYGERMNDAPPDIYLPFSSEPVMTSTSILHRHEANWVYMMGRVKPGVQIGPLQAKVSGELRQWLPQLGVYKRAGAEADLQKTHTIIVPAAIGVGNMQQNFGSGLHLLMAISALVLLIACANIANLVLVRGLARRTQTSIRMALGAQRSTLIRQMLTESITLSIIGGVAGLVVAYLGTRALIALAFPDAVGLPIQASPSPLVLLFAFVLSLLTGIVFGVAPAWITSHSDPAEALRGANRSTRDSAPILQRTLVILQAALSLVLLVAASMLTRSLNKLQHQDFGVIRENRVVVHLSPYDAGFKPAALQALYDNLQDRFRAIPGVARVGLATYSPLEGNNWGEGVQIEGKGEPGLHDQIGSSWTRVSPDFLQLVGHKLVRGRWIGPQDTATSPAVAVVNQAFVKKFFPNGQDPIGHHFGLGGLKSAHEIEIVGVVTDAKYNNEKEPQRAMYFRPLLQQAPESDGPSVRSLYVGAMMLQLDRPIEGLESQVRRTFAAIDPNLTVVEYSTFEKQIDGRFNQERLLSRLTGMFGLLALALASVGLYGVTAYLVVRRTAEIGIRMALGASRPLVVRSVMMEAMLQSIVGLVIGVPVVFLCSRYLKTLLYGITGVDGLSILFAVGALLLAAWVASLVPALRAASTDPVKALRTE; from the coding sequence ATGGGACAACTCATCAGCGACATCCGTCTTGCGCTTCGACAGCTTCGCAATGCCCCGGGCTTCACCCTTACCGCAGTGCTGACGCTCGCGCTGGGTATCGGCGCCAATGCATCCATCTTCACCCTGGTGAATGCGGTGCTGCTGCGCGACCTGCCGGTGAAAGAACCAAAGATGCTGTATCGCATCGGTGATAACGATGACTGCTGCGTCAATGGCGGTATTCCGGACGAAGACAAGTACTCCATCTTTGCCTACGACCTCTACCAATACGTACGCGACCACACACCTGAGTTTGAGCAGCTTGCCGCAATGCAGGCCTCTGGCGGAGACAGGGTCACCGTGCGGCGCGAAGGTCAGGGAGAGCAGCCGCATTCCGTCCGCAGCGAATTCATCAGCGGAAACTACTTCTCCATGCTGGGCGTTGAGCCGGGTGCGGGACGCATGCTTTCGACATCGGACGATCGCGAGGGCGCGCCGATCGCCGCGGTCCTCTCTTACGGTGCTTGGCAGCGCATCTTCGCGAGTGACCCGTCCATTGTCGGCGCCACGGTCGCCGTTAACACGCATCCGGTGACTGTCGTCGGCATCACGCCACCCGCCTTCTACGGCGAACGCATGAACGATGCTCCGCCGGATATCTATCTTCCCTTCTCGAGCGAGCCAGTCATGACGTCGACGTCCATCCTGCATCGCCACGAGGCCAACTGGGTCTACATGATGGGCCGCGTCAAGCCAGGCGTGCAGATCGGTCCGCTACAGGCGAAGGTCAGCGGTGAACTCCGACAGTGGTTGCCGCAACTTGGCGTCTATAAACGTGCTGGCGCCGAAGCCGATCTGCAGAAAACTCACACCATCATCGTTCCCGCCGCCATTGGCGTCGGCAATATGCAGCAAAACTTCGGATCCGGACTTCACCTGCTTATGGCGATCTCCGCACTCGTGTTGCTTATCGCCTGCGCTAATATTGCGAACCTGGTGCTGGTGCGCGGACTTGCCCGACGCACACAGACCTCAATCCGTATGGCACTTGGAGCACAGCGCTCCACACTGATTCGGCAGATGCTTACGGAAAGCATCACGCTCTCAATCATCGGTGGCGTCGCGGGTCTCGTCGTTGCCTACCTGGGCACGCGTGCGCTGATCGCGCTCGCCTTTCCCGATGCCGTCGGCCTTCCCATCCAGGCAAGCCCGTCACCGCTGGTGTTGCTCTTCGCGTTCGTTCTGTCGTTGCTGACCGGCATCGTCTTTGGCGTTGCACCTGCTTGGATCACCTCGCACTCCGATCCTGCGGAGGCATTGCGCGGAGCCAACCGTTCCACGCGGGATAGCGCACCCATCCTGCAGCGGACGCTTGTCATCCTGCAGGCGGCTCTCTCCCTCGTTCTGTTAGTCGCTGCCAGCATGCTCACGCGCAGCTTGAACAAGCTGCAACATCAGGACTTCGGAGTGATCCGCGAAAATCGGGTTGTGGTACATCTGAGCCCTTACGATGCAGGCTTCAAACCTGCGGCACTGCAAGCGCTCTATGACAACCTGCAGGATCGCTTCCGCGCCATCCCGGGAGTCGCCCGAGTTGGCCTCGCGACGTATTCCCCCCTGGAGGGCAATAACTGGGGTGAAGGTGTGCAGATTGAAGGCAAAGGCGAGCCGGGCCTTCATGACCAGATTGGTTCGTCCTGGACCCGTGTGAGCCCGGACTTCCTGCAGCTTGTTGGCCACAAGCTCGTTCGTGGCCGCTGGATAGGCCCCCAGGACACGGCCACATCTCCTGCTGTCGCAGTCGTCAATCAGGCCTTCGTGAAGAAGTTCTTTCCGAATGGGCAGGATCCGATCGGACATCATTTTGGCCTGGGTGGTCTGAAGAGTGCACATGAAATCGAGATCGTCGGCGTCGTGACCGATGCAAAGTACAACAACGAGAAAGAGCCGCAGCGCGCCATGTACTTCCGGCCGCTATTGCAGCAGGCGCCCGAGTCCGACGGCCCCTCCGTACGCTCGCTGTATGTCGGTGCCATGATGCTGCAGCTCGACCGTCCGATCGAAGGGCTTGAATCGCAAGTCCGTCGGACCTTCGCAGCGATCGACCCGAATTTGACGGTCGTAGAGTACAGCACTTTTGAGAAACAGATCGATGGCCGCTTCAACCAGGAACGTCTGTTGTCGCGACTCACGGGCATGTTCGGATTGCTGGCACTCGCACTCGCGTCGGTCGGGCTCTATGGCGTCACAGCGTACCTTGTTGTGCGCCGCACCGCAGAGATCGGGATTCGAATGGCGCTTGGCGCAAGCCGACCGCTTGTGGTCCGATCCGTCATGATGGAGGCCATGCTGCAAAGCATCGTGGGCCTTGTAATCGGGGTTCCTGTTGTCTTCCTCTGCAGCCGGTACCTGAAGACGTTGCTCTATGGCATTACTGGTGTGGATGGACTCTCCATCCTCTTTGCCGTGGGCGCGTTGCTGCTCGCTGCGTGGGTCGCAAGTCTGGTTCCCGCATTACGTGCTGCCTCTACTGATCCTGTGAAAGCGTTGCGTACCGAATGA
- a CDS encoding ABC transporter ATP-binding protein, with the protein MAEPLIHIEGLTKVFYTDEIETHALSGIHLTIERGEYVAMSGPSGCGKSTLLSIIGLLDTPTGGQYQLNGKQVANLNFADRSRIRNQEIGFIFQSFNLIGDLTVAENVELPLTYRPGMSATERKRRAGEALERVNMAHRMRHFPAQLSGGQQQRVAVARALAGTPSILLADEPTGNLDSRNGEAVMKLLQELHADGATICMVTHDPRFAAHAQRQVHLFDGKVVAEGELNRLLAEV; encoded by the coding sequence ATGGCTGAACCGCTCATCCACATTGAAGGCCTCACGAAGGTCTTTTACACCGACGAAATCGAGACCCACGCACTGAGTGGAATTCACCTGACGATCGAACGTGGCGAATACGTTGCGATGTCCGGGCCTTCAGGGTGCGGGAAATCGACGCTGCTCTCCATCATTGGACTGCTGGACACGCCCACGGGCGGCCAGTACCAGCTCAACGGCAAGCAGGTTGCGAATCTAAACTTCGCGGACCGTTCCCGCATCCGCAACCAGGAAATTGGTTTTATCTTTCAGAGCTTCAATCTAATCGGCGATCTCACCGTTGCCGAGAACGTCGAGCTTCCACTGACTTACCGTCCGGGTATGAGCGCGACGGAGCGAAAGCGACGCGCGGGCGAGGCGCTCGAGCGCGTCAACATGGCGCATCGGATGCGTCATTTCCCTGCGCAGCTATCCGGCGGCCAGCAGCAGCGCGTGGCTGTGGCTCGAGCGCTCGCTGGCACACCCTCCATCCTGCTGGCCGACGAGCCCACGGGAAATCTTGATTCGCGTAATGGTGAGGCTGTGATGAAGCTGCTGCAAGAGCTGCATGCCGACGGCGCAACCATCTGCATGGTGACCCACGATCCACGCTTCGCCGCCCATGCACAGCGCCAGGTGCATCTGTTCGACGGCAAGGTCGTTGCGGAAGGCGAACTCAACCGCCTGCTTGCAGAAGTCTAA
- a CDS encoding sigma-54-dependent transcriptional regulator, whose amino-acid sequence MIAEQASTPDTAGLSTDKRPCRVLVADDQPHILDALRLLLKPQGYVVEAVNTPSLVLDTLSHSSFDVALIDLNYTRHTTSGQEGIELIARIRDQYAPMPIVVMTAWGNIDIAVEAIRAGAGDFIQKPWDNERLLSILRTQIELYRSQKQTLRLEAENQLLRAAGAPDFIAHAPAMQPIVDLMTRIGPSDANVLITGEHGTGKEVIAQMLHRLSHRASRTLVAVNTGALSDGTFESELFGHVRGAFTDARTDRIGRFELANGGTLFLDEIANIPMRQQAKLLRVLESGEMERVGSSRTQSVDVRVLSATNADLQSEASDGRFRNDLLFRLNTVEIRLPALRDRREDIPALAAHFLARYSGRYRRPLLGFESAAMQILLQYPWPGNVRELDHTMERAVLMARGERIAVADLGLQSHRGAPPSLDELSLEAVEAILIRKALTRANGNVSSAAEALGLSRGALYRRMEKHGI is encoded by the coding sequence ATGATCGCGGAACAAGCCAGCACCCCGGACACTGCAGGTCTCAGCACGGACAAGCGTCCGTGCCGCGTCCTCGTCGCGGATGATCAGCCACACATCCTTGATGCGTTACGCCTCTTGCTCAAACCGCAGGGCTATGTAGTTGAGGCTGTCAACACGCCATCGCTCGTGCTCGACACGCTCTCACACAGCAGCTTCGACGTGGCACTTATTGACCTGAACTACACGCGTCATACCACCTCCGGGCAGGAGGGCATCGAACTGATTGCACGCATTCGCGATCAATATGCGCCGATGCCGATCGTGGTGATGACCGCATGGGGAAACATCGATATCGCCGTCGAAGCAATTCGTGCGGGTGCAGGCGACTTCATTCAAAAGCCCTGGGACAACGAACGTCTTCTTAGCATCCTCCGCACACAGATCGAGCTCTATCGCAGCCAGAAGCAGACACTTCGCCTCGAGGCAGAGAATCAGCTACTGCGCGCCGCTGGAGCACCTGACTTCATCGCACATGCGCCCGCCATGCAGCCGATCGTAGACCTTATGACGCGCATCGGCCCGTCCGATGCCAACGTTCTGATCACCGGTGAGCATGGGACCGGCAAAGAGGTCATCGCACAGATGCTGCATCGCCTCTCGCACCGTGCCTCGCGGACGCTGGTGGCTGTTAATACCGGTGCGCTCTCTGACGGAACCTTCGAGAGTGAGCTTTTCGGGCACGTTCGCGGCGCGTTCACTGACGCGCGGACAGACCGCATCGGCCGTTTCGAACTTGCGAATGGCGGCACGCTGTTTCTCGATGAAATTGCCAACATACCCATGCGCCAGCAGGCCAAGCTGCTCCGCGTGCTGGAGTCGGGCGAGATGGAACGCGTCGGCTCCTCACGCACGCAATCCGTGGATGTCCGTGTCCTCTCCGCAACTAATGCGGACCTGCAGAGCGAAGCTTCTGACGGACGTTTCCGCAATGATCTTCTTTTCCGCCTGAATACTGTCGAGATCCGCCTGCCTGCCTTGCGCGATCGCCGCGAGGACATTCCGGCCCTTGCGGCTCACTTTCTCGCACGCTATTCCGGGCGTTATCGCAGGCCACTGCTTGGGTTCGAGTCTGCAGCAATGCAGATACTTCTGCAGTACCCGTGGCCCGGCAATGTACGCGAACTCGACCACACCATGGAGCGAGCGGTGTTGATGGCGCGCGGAGAGCGGATCGCTGTCGCAGACCTGGGACTGCAATCGCATCGCGGTGCACCTCCGAGTCTCGACGAACTTAGTCTAGAAGCGGTCGAGGCAATTCTCATCCGTAAGGCGCTTACGCGCGCCAACGGCAATGTCAGTAGTGCCGCGGAGGCCCTGGGACTGAGCCGCGGCGCGCTCTATCGCCGCATGGAGAAGCATGGCATCTGA
- a CDS encoding TolC family protein has protein sequence MTFFKQSIVVAMLVPALVTPAQQVSTSAAKTPAASATPALRLDIPHSWNPVNTYRATLVPSPNLANSPRLDALIRDGAIQLSLRDAIDLALENNLDIAIARYNLPIAQADILRTRAGASFRGVNTGVVQNTPGGGVGGFGSSASGAGAGGTSGGAGGAGSGASGLVQSTLGTGTNVQSYDPTLSGNLNLEHYTQPLSNTSVYGVQRLQQNTVNGNVNFVQSFATGTTVSAVLQNNRTAQNSPYTFLNPTLNTYYHVQVQQQLLAGFGLGPNLRFLRIAKNNQKISDEAFKLQIITTVTQIANMYWDLVAAYEDEQVKDRALAFAQSTLDNGRKQLALEAIPAMEVMKDEAEVANREQDLTIAKSALQFQELLIKNALTRNLDDPILEAMPVHPTDQSTTPVTAATEATEDIIAQALSARLELSESDIDLQNRSISRDAARNALLPSVALTGFYGGTGLAGERNPASNVVSTAPSNFGGSMANAFNNSAPDYYVGIAVNVPIRNRVAKSDQYRSELETRQAELRLQQLKKQIRIEVRNAQYALQQSQARVVAAQKSRDLASKTFDITKKEQDLGAGSNVQTLGAQKDLSTAESTLVAAMTSYQKARIELDRAIGSTLNANGISIESARTGVVTARAQ, from the coding sequence ATGACATTTTTCAAGCAAAGCATCGTTGTGGCAATGCTCGTACCCGCGCTGGTTACGCCGGCACAGCAGGTCTCGACTTCGGCCGCAAAGACACCGGCAGCGTCGGCTACGCCCGCGTTGCGTCTGGATATTCCGCACTCATGGAATCCCGTCAACACCTACCGCGCGACACTGGTTCCAAGTCCGAACCTGGCCAACTCGCCGCGGCTCGACGCTCTGATTCGCGACGGTGCAATCCAACTCTCGCTGCGCGACGCCATTGACCTGGCGCTTGAGAACAACCTCGACATCGCCATCGCGCGCTACAACCTGCCGATCGCGCAGGCAGACATCCTGCGAACGCGGGCTGGTGCATCTTTCCGCGGTGTGAATACAGGTGTCGTTCAAAACACACCCGGAGGCGGTGTCGGTGGCTTCGGATCTTCAGCGAGTGGCGCCGGCGCTGGAGGTACTTCCGGTGGCGCGGGCGGTGCAGGTTCAGGCGCGTCGGGACTGGTGCAATCGACACTCGGTACCGGCACCAACGTGCAGTCGTACGATCCCACGCTCAGCGGGAACCTGAACCTTGAGCACTACACGCAGCCCCTCTCCAATACTTCTGTCTATGGAGTGCAGCGGCTGCAGCAGAACACCGTAAATGGCAACGTGAACTTCGTTCAGTCTTTCGCTACCGGAACCACCGTCTCAGCGGTCCTGCAAAATAATCGCACTGCGCAGAACAGTCCCTACACCTTCCTGAACCCAACACTCAACACCTACTATCACGTCCAGGTGCAACAGCAACTGCTCGCCGGCTTTGGGCTAGGGCCCAATCTGCGTTTCCTGCGCATCGCGAAGAACAACCAGAAGATCTCGGATGAGGCATTCAAGCTGCAAATCATCACGACCGTTACGCAGATCGCCAACATGTACTGGGATCTGGTGGCGGCCTACGAAGACGAGCAGGTGAAAGATCGGGCGTTGGCCTTTGCGCAAAGCACTCTCGACAACGGACGGAAGCAGCTTGCGCTCGAAGCCATTCCCGCCATGGAAGTCATGAAGGACGAGGCGGAGGTAGCGAATCGTGAGCAGGACCTGACGATCGCAAAGTCGGCCCTGCAATTCCAGGAACTGCTCATCAAGAACGCTTTGACGCGTAATCTCGACGATCCCATTCTGGAGGCGATGCCGGTCCATCCGACCGACCAAAGCACAACACCGGTCACCGCCGCGACAGAGGCGACGGAGGACATCATTGCGCAGGCGCTGAGCGCGCGGCTTGAACTTTCGGAGTCGGATATCGATCTGCAGAACCGGAGTATCAGCCGTGATGCCGCACGTAACGCTCTACTGCCCAGCGTAGCGCTTACCGGTTTTTACGGAGGCACAGGCCTGGCCGGCGAGCGGAACCCTGCATCGAACGTCGTCTCGACAGCTCCCAGCAACTTTGGCGGGTCTATGGCGAACGCTTTCAACAACAGTGCACCGGACTATTACGTGGGCATCGCGGTCAACGTCCCTATTCGCAACCGCGTAGCCAAGTCCGACCAATATCGGTCCGAGCTCGAAACCCGCCAGGCTGAACTCCGCCTGCAACAACTGAAGAAGCAGATCCGCATTGAAGTCCGCAATGCGCAGTACGCTCTGCAGCAGAGTCAGGCTCGAGTCGTCGCCGCGCAGAAGTCTCGTGATCTCGCCTCAAAGACCTTCGACATCACGAAGAAAGAACAAGACCTTGGAGCGGGGTCAAATGTTCAGACGCTTGGTGCCCAAAAAGACCTTTCAACAGCGGAATCCACGCTCGTCGCTGCGATGACGTCGTATCAAAAGGCAAGGATTGAACTGGACCGTGCGATCGGTTCCACGCTCAACGCAAATGGCATTTCGATAGAATCAGCCAGGACCGGCGTCGTCACGGCGCGAGCGCAATAA
- a CDS encoding efflux RND transporter periplasmic adaptor subunit, which translates to MDIQRPDLKKKRLRRQITLGAVITVLVATGAVFALRLKPASPVVERASIWTDTVKRGPMLRQVRGPGTLVPREDRIRLIPAETEATVVRIRVLPGARVEPDTLLMDLVDPQVQQELLDAQLQLKAAQADYTNTRAKLQSDLMTQRAGAATVHADHDQAQLQASTDKSLYDLGVISGLSYKASKGKADELTTRNDIEAQRLQLNEKAIETQLAVQQTKVQQAQALLALKQKQQEALSVRAGISGVLVDLPHQVGEHVAPGTTLAKVVQPDQLKASLKIAETQAREIQIGQPAEVDTHNGVINGKVMRIDPAVVAGTVTVDVELAGTLPQGARPDLSVDGTIDLDRMTNVLYVGRPSSGNENSTLSLFKLSVDGKSAIRVPVKAGKASVNSLQVIEGLTEGDTVILSDMTRWDNTDRIRIE; encoded by the coding sequence ATGGACATTCAAAGGCCTGACCTAAAGAAGAAGCGATTGCGGCGTCAGATCACCCTTGGGGCGGTGATTACTGTGCTCGTGGCAACGGGCGCGGTGTTCGCGTTGAGGCTGAAACCAGCCAGTCCCGTCGTTGAGCGCGCGTCGATCTGGACGGATACCGTAAAGCGCGGTCCCATGTTACGGCAGGTGCGCGGTCCCGGTACGCTTGTTCCGCGCGAAGACCGAATCCGTCTCATCCCTGCTGAAACCGAAGCCACGGTCGTCCGCATTCGCGTGCTGCCGGGCGCACGCGTTGAGCCGGACACGTTGCTGATGGACCTGGTTGATCCGCAGGTGCAGCAAGAGCTTCTGGACGCACAGCTTCAGCTCAAGGCCGCGCAGGCAGACTACACGAATACCCGCGCCAAGCTTCAGAGCGATCTGATGACGCAGCGCGCCGGCGCCGCGACCGTGCATGCAGATCACGATCAGGCGCAGCTGCAAGCCAGCACGGACAAGTCGCTCTATGACCTCGGCGTCATCAGCGGACTCAGCTACAAGGCCTCCAAGGGCAAGGCCGACGAACTTACGACCCGTAATGACATTGAGGCGCAGCGCCTTCAATTGAACGAAAAGGCAATCGAAACCCAGCTGGCTGTGCAGCAGACAAAGGTGCAGCAGGCTCAGGCACTTCTGGCTCTGAAGCAAAAGCAACAGGAAGCACTGAGCGTTCGCGCCGGCATCAGCGGCGTGCTGGTTGATCTGCCCCACCAGGTGGGCGAACATGTGGCGCCCGGAACGACGTTGGCAAAGGTCGTCCAGCCGGACCAGTTGAAGGCGAGTCTGAAGATCGCAGAGACGCAGGCACGCGAGATCCAGATCGGCCAGCCTGCTGAGGTCGACACTCACAATGGCGTCATTAACGGCAAGGTCATGCGTATCGATCCTGCGGTAGTCGCGGGCACCGTAACCGTGGATGTCGAACTGGCTGGCACACTGCCGCAGGGCGCGCGGCCTGACCTCAGCGTAGATGGCACGATTGACCTCGACCGCATGACGAATGTGCTCTATGTTGGCCGGCCTTCCAGTGGTAACGAAAACAGCACGCTCAGTCTCTTCAAACTTTCCGTCGACGGCAAGTCTGCAATCCGCGTACCTGTCAAAGCAGGCAAAGCTTCAGTGAACAGCTTGCAGGTCATCGAGGGCCTGACCGAGGGTGACACCGTCATCCTTTCCGACATGACACGTTGGGACAACACTGACCGCATTCGAATCGAGTAG
- a CDS encoding sensor histidine kinase, translating to MASERDDRGGNALPRRIPLGRSRRRLYFERRIWLFLWLLSLPGLLLTLFVLYQSAVEPVTCAIVIGCFLIVWAFAISLLMEQIKHPLQTLANVVSALRTEDYSFRARGGRRNDAMGDLALELNRLADGLQSQRAGAMEAVALLDRVMSTMTTPILAFDHEGALRMLNPAAEHSLGLQRKDALNRNVFELDLEALLAAKDAVSFPPSTARWLVRRSTFRLQGIPHTLFLLSDISAALREEERVAWERLVRVLGHEINNSLAPIKSIAGSLRQRLPLPPDEQADIESGLEIIETRADSLNRFLQAYRQLLALPTPRRASVSIAGLIQRVAHLETRVPVDVVPGEDVSILIDADQIQQALINIVRNSAEACMSQDVLRADRVPLVEIQWGRDEKCLYLSVTDNGIGLTNADNLFVPFYTTKLQGSGIGLALAQQIAQAHRGSVRLANRTDGQQGCRAELELPLT from the coding sequence ATGGCATCTGAGCGGGATGACCGGGGCGGGAACGCACTCCCGCGGCGCATCCCGCTCGGCCGCTCACGCCGTCGTCTCTACTTCGAGCGTCGCATCTGGTTGTTCCTCTGGCTCCTAAGTCTGCCTGGGCTGTTGCTAACGCTGTTTGTGCTCTACCAGTCCGCGGTCGAGCCGGTTACATGCGCCATTGTCATTGGCTGCTTTCTCATTGTCTGGGCCTTCGCGATTTCTCTTCTTATGGAGCAGATCAAGCACCCGCTGCAGACGCTGGCGAACGTCGTCTCGGCACTACGCACGGAAGATTATTCCTTTCGCGCGCGTGGAGGCCGACGCAATGATGCCATGGGCGACCTCGCGCTTGAGCTCAACCGCCTTGCGGATGGCCTGCAGTCGCAGCGTGCCGGAGCAATGGAAGCCGTTGCCCTGCTCGATCGCGTGATGAGCACCATGACGACGCCCATCCTGGCGTTTGACCATGAAGGCGCGCTCCGGATGCTGAACCCTGCAGCCGAACACTCGCTTGGACTACAGCGCAAAGATGCCCTCAACCGTAATGTCTTCGAGCTCGACCTGGAAGCCCTGCTAGCTGCCAAAGATGCGGTGAGCTTCCCGCCCAGCACTGCACGCTGGCTTGTCCGCCGGAGCACCTTTCGACTGCAGGGCATTCCGCATACGCTCTTCCTGCTGTCCGATATCTCAGCCGCTCTGCGCGAAGAGGAACGAGTCGCATGGGAGCGGCTGGTTCGTGTCCTTGGGCATGAGATCAATAACTCGCTTGCACCGATCAAGTCCATCGCGGGCAGCCTGCGTCAGCGCCTTCCGCTTCCTCCGGACGAACAGGCGGACATCGAAAGCGGTCTTGAAATTATCGAGACCCGTGCGGATTCTCTCAATCGATTCCTGCAGGCTTATCGTCAACTGCTCGCCCTTCCCACACCGCGACGTGCATCGGTGTCGATCGCCGGACTGATCCAGCGCGTGGCGCATCTCGAAACACGTGTCCCCGTTGACGTGGTGCCCGGCGAAGACGTATCCATCCTCATCGACGCAGATCAGATTCAGCAGGCGCTCATCAATATCGTGCGGAATTCAGCAGAAGCCTGTATGAGTCAGGACGTCCTCCGCGCTGACAGGGTACCGCTCGTGGAGATCCAATGGGGGCGGGATGAGAAGTGCCTGTATCTATCCGTGACCGATAACGGTATCGGCTTGACGAATGCCGACAATCTATTCGTGCCGTTCTACACCACGAAGCTCCAGGGCTCGGGAATCGGTCTGGCGCTCGCGCAGCAGATCGCGCAGGCACACAGGGGAAGTGTCCGCCTTGCTAACCGGACCGACGGGCAACAAGGCTGCCGTGCCGAGTTGGAGCTGCCTCTGACATAG